CTGTCTTTGAGGCTTTGCCCAGACCAGGGGGGATGCTAGCTGTGGGCATTCCCGATTATAGATTGCCCAGGGATGTCCTGGAAAAGGAAATAGATGCAGTAAGTGCACTGGGGGTGGAGATCAGGTGCAATACGGTTATTGGTAAAGGCTTAAGTCTTGATGATCTCTTTGAGAAAGGTTATGAAGCTGTTTTTATCACTGTGGGTGCTCACAAGAATCAGGAAATGAGGATACCCGGTGAAGATGCCCTGGGAGTTATTCCAGGGGTTACCTTTCTTCGAGATTTGAATCTTGGAAATCCTGTTGATGTGGGTGGAAGGGTAGCCGTAATCGGTGGAGGTAATGTGGCTATTGATTCTGCCAGGTGTGCTCTTAGATTGGGTGCAAGGGATGTAACCATACTCTACAGGAGATCGAGGCAGGAAATGCCGGCAAGTGATGAAGAGATAGAGGCAGCCCTGGAAGAAGGGATTAAGATAGAATACCTGGTTGCCCCTCTGCAAGTATTTACTGCAGATGGTAAAGTGGCAAGTCTCAGGTGTATGAGGATGGAGTTGGGGAAACCTGATGCCTCAGGGAGGAGAATGCCGATACCAGTTGAGGGTTCAGAGTTTGATATAGAGTTGGACACGTTAATACCTGCTATAGGGCAGGTTCCCGATATATCTTTCCTTGGTGAAAGTTCTGAGATTGAGTTGACAAAGAAGGGGACAATAGCTGTCAATCCAGATACCCTGGAAACAAGTAGACCAGGGGTTTTTGCCGGTGGTGACTGCCAAACCGGACCTAAAATAGCCGTTGAGGCTGTAGCAGCCGGCAAGAAAGCAGCCGTATCCATTGATAAATATCTCAGAGGGAAATGACTGGTTATGGTGGAAGAGAAGAAGAGATATATACTAGAATTTCCAGATATCCCGGCAGAGCGTCAATCGGTACAGGAGCTTCCTGTCGAAGAGAGGGTAGATAATTTTAATGAAGTGAGCCTGGGGTTTACTGAAGATGCAGCCGTGAAAGAGGCAAAAAGGTGTCTGAGTTGCCGCAGATGCCTGGGATGTGGGCTTTGCCTGGCAGAGTGCGATGAAGATGCGATAGTTTTTGAACAGGCTGATGAAAAGCTTGACATATGTGTTGATTCTATGATAATCACCACTGGAATAGAAAGGGTTTGTCCTCCCCCACCGGAAAGATTTGGCTATGGTAGATATGCTAATGTAGTTACTGATATTGAATTTGAGCGAATTTTGAGCGATAATGGCCCGTATGGCGGCCTTTTGATTCGGCCTTTCGATGGAGAGATACCAAAGAAAATAGGTTTTGTATGCTGGGCTGATAACAATGAGGGAATAAGTGAAAGCGGTATTGAATCTTTGAGTTATGCTATACATGAGGCTATGTTGGCGAAGAGGAAGGTTGATGGACTGGAAATATCACTGTTTCTCCCTGATAATAACGACTATATAAAGGAATTAAAGAGAAATGATGGAAAAGTGCTGGGGGTCAGTGCTAAAAAGGGAGGAATAACGGCAATAAAAGAGGTTCAGGAGAGCAAAAATCTCATAGTCCAGTGGGACGAAAATGGGGATGTGAGAGAAGATGAATTTGAGATGGTTGTATTGGCGACAATGCCTGAACTCCCGACCTATATAATAGAACTGGCAAAAAAACTTAACATAAATCTGGAGGATATGAAGAAGGGTATCATCTCGCTGGAGGCATTTGATATAAATAAAGGGGGAAGAAGAAATCATGCTTGAGGCGATAATTGCTATAGCAATAATGTTGATAAAGATAATTGTAGTTTTTTCTGCCACAATGCTGGTGGTAGCCTATGTCACGTTGATGGAAAGAAAGGTTCTGGGACATATACAGGTGAGGCATGGACCGAGGAGGGTGGGCTGGCATGGATTATTGCAGCCTATTGCTGATGGATTGAAGCTTTTCTTTAAGGAGGAGATAACCGTTAGCCAGGCCAACAAAGGGATTTACCACCTGGCTCCGGTTATATATATGACCTGTGCACTGGTTGTCTACGCTGTCATTCCATTTGGAAATGATTTAAAAATCTTAGGGAGGGTAATCCCACTGCATATTACAGACGTAAATATCGGGATTCTCTATATCTTTGCCCTTTCTTCCCTGGGCGTGTATGGGGTAGTTTTAGCCGGTTGGTCTTCAAACAATAAGTATTCTCTGCTGGGAGCCCTGAGGGCTTCTGCTCAGATGATCAGTTATGAGCTACCACTGGGTCTTTCTATCGTAGGTGTTTTGATGCTGACCGGGTCCCTCAGTATGGTTGAGATAGTAAAAGCTCAGGAGAATGTATGGTTTATCGTATTACAACCCCTGGGGTTTCTTCTGTTTCTAACCTGTGCTTTTGCAGAGACCGGAAGGACGCCGTTTGATCTCACTGAATGTGAAAATGAGCTTGTTGCCGGTTATCAAACAGAGTACAGCTCCATGAAGTTTGCCATGTTCTATCTGGCGGAGTATACCCATATTGTTGCTGTAAGCGCCATTGCAGTGACCCTTTTCTTAGGAGGCTGGAGAGGCCCCTTCTTACCTCCTGTACTTTGGTTTCTAATTAAGGTGCTTGCCTTTGTGTACTTTTTTATCTGGGTTAGGGCTACCTATCCCAGGTTCAGATACGACCAGCTCATGAAATTTGGTTGGAAGGTACTGCTTCCATTGGCTTTAGTCAATATTGTTATAACTTCTTTTGTGATGGTAATTATTTAGGAGAATTCAATGATTATACCACTAATCAAAGGATTGAGTCTAACGCTCAGGAGGTTTTTTTCAAAACCAATAACCATACTCTATCCCGAAGAAAAATGGGAGTGCTATCCTCGATATAGAGGGCTTCATCAATTACAGCGTAAAGAGGATGGCAGCGCAAAATGTGTTGCATGCCAACTGTGTGCTACAGTCTGTCCTTCCGGGTGTATTAAGGTTGATGGTGTCGAAGGTCCAAACCACGAGAGATATGTAGAGAGTTATGAGATTGACCTGACCCGGTGTATCTTTTGTGGATTTTGTGTAGAGGCATGCCCGGTAGGGGCAATAACCATGACTTGCGAGTATGAATTGGCCAATTATTCACGTCAGGCTGTTCAGTACAATAAGGAAATGCTTCTAGAAAAATAGGTAACCGTTCACAGTTGTCGGTTTACAGTTCACAGTTTTTTCAATAAAATATTTGATGGAATTGATATAGATGAGCGCAGCATTTGATCTTTCATTCCATAATCACAGCACTCTCTTAATAATTTTTCTCTACCTTCTGTTTTTTTCAACCGTGAACTGATAACTGTAAACCGTGAACGGTTACAAAAAAGGAGTCATGTATTATGATAGTAACAGGCTTTTTCTTCTTTTCCATAGCGGTGGTAGTGTTAATTTCGGCGATTTTGGTTGTTGTTTTGCGAAACCCGGTTCATAGTGCCCTGTCTCTGGTTTTGACCTTTTTCAGCCTTGCCGGTCTCTATATCCTTTTAAATGCACAATTTATTGCTGCTATCCAGGTCATAGTGTATGCAGGGGCAATAATGGTGCTATTCTTGTTTGTGATTATGCTGCTTAATTTAGACAAGGAAAAAAGAGTGGGAGAAAAACACCCTTTGCAAAAGGCCTTTGGGATTGCTATTGCGGTCTTCTTATTGGTTGCTCTGGGTTCAATTGTAGCCGCAGGGGTTCTTTATGGGAATAAGGGGATACATACCGATGCTAAGGTAAGCGCCATAGGAAACACAAAGGCTATAGCCAGTTTGCTCTTTACGGACTGGGTTTTGCCTTTTGAGATAGCCTCTATCTTGTTATTAGCAGCTATTGTGGGAGCTATTGTTTTGTCAAAGAAGGAGTTGTAATGATGATACCATTGTCGTACTATCTTATCCTTTCTGCTGCCCTTTTTACGGTAGGAGTTATAGGTGTACTGGTCAGGAGAAAT
The nucleotide sequence above comes from Thermodesulfobacteriota bacterium. Encoded proteins:
- a CDS encoding FAD-dependent oxidoreductase; the encoded protein is MEPLHYMVCRNEVSQLGNKTVLIIGGGPAGIQSALEQAESGNTVYLVENTAGIGGERLLYDEDSKTVDFVSPDLEKVKNNKNIRIITNADIEKVEDDNGKFGIRIKKRAIRVIEEKCNDCKACIKVCPVNLWDDEDQGLSFRTAIDFFNHVDPSYNIVKEAPVCQRACPVHLDIRGYIGFIADGKFKESLALIKEVLPFPSICGHICPHPCEEECNRGKVDFPLSIRDLKRFVADIDLQDSCKSKPGMVVRGANKGKKVAIIGAGPAGLACAYDLALLGYGVTVFEALPRPGGMLAVGIPDYRLPRDVLEKEIDAVSALGVEIRCNTVIGKGLSLDDLFEKGYEAVFITVGAHKNQEMRIPGEDALGVIPGVTFLRDLNLGNPVDVGGRVAVIGGGNVAIDSARCALRLGARDVTILYRRSRQEMPASDEEIEAALEEGIKIEYLVAPLQVFTADGKVASLRCMRMELGKPDASGRRMPIPVEGSEFDIELDTLIPAIGQVPDISFLGESSEIELTKKGTIAVNPDTLETSRPGVFAGGDCQTGPKIAVEAVAAGKKAAVSIDKYLRGK
- the nuoH gene encoding NADH-quinone oxidoreductase subunit NuoH → MLEAIIAIAIMLIKIIVVFSATMLVVAYVTLMERKVLGHIQVRHGPRRVGWHGLLQPIADGLKLFFKEEITVSQANKGIYHLAPVIYMTCALVVYAVIPFGNDLKILGRVIPLHITDVNIGILYIFALSSLGVYGVVLAGWSSNNKYSLLGALRASAQMISYELPLGLSIVGVLMLTGSLSMVEIVKAQENVWFIVLQPLGFLLFLTCAFAETGRTPFDLTECENELVAGYQTEYSSMKFAMFYLAEYTHIVAVSAIAVTLFLGGWRGPFLPPVLWFLIKVLAFVYFFIWVRATYPRFRYDQLMKFGWKVLLPLALVNIVITSFVMVII
- the nuoI gene encoding NADH-quinone oxidoreductase subunit NuoI; the encoded protein is MIIPLIKGLSLTLRRFFSKPITILYPEEKWECYPRYRGLHQLQRKEDGSAKCVACQLCATVCPSGCIKVDGVEGPNHERYVESYEIDLTRCIFCGFCVEACPVGAITMTCEYELANYSRQAVQYNKEMLLEK
- a CDS encoding four helix bundle protein, which codes for MKKTEGREKLLRECCDYGMKDQMLRSSISIPSNILLKKL
- a CDS encoding NADH-quinone oxidoreductase subunit J, with product MIVTGFFFFSIAVVVLISAILVVVLRNPVHSALSLVLTFFSLAGLYILLNAQFIAAIQVIVYAGAIMVLFLFVIMLLNLDKEKRVGEKHPLQKAFGIAIAVFLLVALGSIVAAGVLYGNKGIHTDAKVSAIGNTKAIASLLFTDWVLPFEIASILLLAAIVGAIVLSKKEL